From Nerophis lumbriciformis linkage group LG38, RoL_Nlum_v2.1, whole genome shotgun sequence, the proteins below share one genomic window:
- the LOC133578109 gene encoding transcription factor 15 — protein MKSPGSDRTDSSLTSEHDEWDGKSTGGEEEPAAARRRKRRRRGREARLAGGNKQRQAANARERDRTQGVNTAFTTLRTLIPTEPADRKLSKVETLRLACSYISHLANVLLLEAEEEEEEEGSRDRQPCLRHHAIVHSSAQPPRPICTFCLSNQRKQVSDL, from the coding sequence ATGAAGTCCCCGGGCAGCGACCGCACTGACAGCAGCCTCACCTCCGAGCACGACGAGTGGGACGGGAAGTCCACCGGCGGAGAGGAGGAGCCGGCGGCGGCCAGGCGGAGGAAAAGGCGCAGACGCGGCAGAGAGGCGCGCCTGGCGGGCGGCAACAAGCAGCGGCAAGCAGCCAACGCGCGGGAGCGGGACAGGACGCAGGGCGTGAACACGGCCTTCACGACGCTGCGCACTCTCATCCCCACCGAGCCCGCCGACAGGAAGCTCTCCAAGGTGGAGACGCTGCGTCTGGCCTGCAGCTACATCTCCCACCTGGCCAACGTCTTGCTGCtggaggcggaggaggaggaggaggaggaggggagcCGTGACAGGCAGCCGTGCCTTCGCCATCACGCCATCGTGCACAGCTCCGCGCAGCCGCCGCGGCCCATCTGCACCTTCTGCCTGAGCAACCAGAGGAAACAAGTGAGTGACCTTTGA